A part of Sulfurimonas sp. HSL-1716 genomic DNA contains:
- a CDS encoding NAD(+)/NADH kinase, whose product MKKTDIKKAGIILRPSTPELKDIFYDIKNVFESHGIEVFIDSISGGMIDVMGQEFDILCQKCDILVSIGGDGTLISTVRRSYKYQIPVLGVHAGKLGFLADLSVDEMKDFVQLLVKGEYRIDHRSVLQATIKTSESEDTIFAFNDIVLTRPSISKMIRIETLVDDKAFNTYYGDGVIVSTPTGSTAYNLSAGGPVLFPLTNVFSLTPICPHSLTQRPVVLPGHFSIDMKTPDKSALLIVDGQDIHEFGSGDTISIKLAKNPAKLIHKKDFNYFDVLKEKLRWGE is encoded by the coding sequence TTGAAAAAAACGGATATAAAAAAAGCCGGGATCATTCTCAGACCTTCGACACCGGAACTTAAAGATATATTTTATGACATAAAAAACGTGTTTGAATCACATGGTATCGAAGTCTTCATCGACAGCATCAGCGGCGGCATGATAGACGTCATGGGACAGGAGTTTGACATCCTGTGCCAAAAATGCGATATCTTGGTAAGTATCGGCGGAGACGGGACGCTGATCTCTACGGTAAGAAGATCGTACAAGTACCAGATCCCGGTTCTTGGCGTCCATGCCGGAAAACTGGGCTTTTTGGCGGATCTTTCGGTCGATGAGATGAAAGATTTCGTTCAGCTTTTAGTCAAAGGCGAATATCGCATAGACCACAGATCGGTTCTGCAGGCGACCATAAAAACAAGCGAATCCGAAGATACGATATTTGCGTTTAACGATATTGTTCTCACACGTCCCTCTATCTCTAAGATGATACGTATAGAGACTCTGGTGGACGACAAAGCGTTCAACACATACTACGGTGACGGTGTCATCGTTTCGACACCGACGGGTTCTACGGCGTACAACCTCTCAGCGGGCGGACCCGTACTCTTTCCACTTACAAATGTGTTTTCGCTCACACCTATCTGTCCGCACTCATTGACGCAAAGGCCGGTCGTTCTTCCGGGGCATTTCAGCATCGATATGAAAACACCGGACAAATCGGCACTGCTCATCGTTGACGGGCAGGATATACATGAGTTCGGCTCAGGCGATACCATAAGTATTAAGCTGGCAAAAAATCCGGCAAAACTGATACACAAAAAAGATTTCAACTACTTTGACGTCTTAAAAGAGAAGCTTCGCTGGGGAGAGTAA
- a CDS encoding DUF5677 domain-containing protein, translated as MNQIQKLKLHYENDTKEKLSHINQIEDLEKIFERLQKKYLNFTFETSKSITNPMKMTQIKVLTNALMKTNESIIVLLKSQLYIGSDPLARVALEHSINLLYLLDDDTNERSKEFIRNFIDTTLNKSKQWYQHCLKINNEYAIKVSKDKVEMFEQIKKENSKLYNNKKSNWPELYKRFKVCGHEDAYRTLYAMNSDSVHSLAEDVYNFGTVLNFPIELQSVAIKNFKATNISLSIYHGIKTLYYFGLVLVKLSSKLDQDKEKIEIIKLVNSLAPFLVIHGEEVEFEEIN; from the coding sequence ATGAATCAAATTCAAAAATTAAAATTACATTATGAAAATGATACAAAAGAAAAACTATCTCATATAAATCAAATTGAAGATTTAGAAAAAATCTTTGAAAGATTGCAAAAAAAATATTTAAACTTTACTTTTGAAACCTCTAAATCTATAACAAACCCTATGAAAATGACACAGATTAAAGTTTTAACTAATGCATTAATGAAAACTAATGAATCAATTATTGTACTACTTAAATCGCAACTATATATCGGTTCTGATCCTCTTGCACGTGTAGCACTAGAACATTCTATAAATTTATTATATTTATTAGATGATGATACAAATGAACGTTCAAAAGAATTTATAAGAAATTTTATTGATACAACTCTAAACAAATCTAAACAATGGTATCAACATTGTTTAAAAATAAATAATGAATATGCAATAAAAGTCTCTAAAGATAAAGTTGAAATGTTTGAACAAATTAAAAAAGAAAATAGTAAATTATATAATAATAAAAAAAGTAATTGGCCTGAGCTTTATAAAAGATTTAAAGTTTGTGGACATGAAGATGCTTATAGAACTTTATATGCTATGAATTCGGATTCTGTACATAGTTTAGCAGAAGATGTTTATAACTTTGGCACCGTTTTAAATTTTCCTATAGAACTACAATCTGTAGCCATTAAAAATTTTAAAGCAACAAATATTTCTTTATCAATTTATCATGGTATAAAAACATTATATTATTTTGGCTTAGTTTTAGTAAAACTATCAAGCAAATTAGATCAAGATAAAGAAAAAATAGAAATTATAAAATTAGTAAACTCTTTAGCTCCATTTCTAGTCATTCATGGAGAAGAAGTTGAATTTGAAGAAATTAATTGA